A single region of the Stigmatella aurantiaca genome encodes:
- a CDS encoding non-proteolytic archaemetzincin-like protein codes for MTRKVLLLVTVGQPATSLLKDFEEPLSTHLGVQAVAGKTALSRPDYAFNKSRSQYHCNAILRRLVTLQEPSHAMVLGITDVDLFVPDTAFVFGEADRESRSAVVSDARLRAGAGPELVRRRAQVEALHQVGHLLGLSFCEDTRCLMSLAQTPQDVDRKQLALCNPCRNELNKLQR; via the coding sequence ATGACACGGAAGGTGCTCCTCCTGGTCACCGTGGGTCAGCCTGCCACTTCCCTGCTCAAGGACTTCGAAGAGCCGCTGTCCACGCACCTGGGCGTGCAGGCGGTGGCGGGCAAGACGGCCCTGTCCCGGCCGGACTATGCCTTCAACAAGAGCCGGTCCCAGTACCACTGCAATGCCATCCTGCGCCGGCTGGTGACGCTCCAGGAGCCCTCGCACGCGATGGTGCTGGGCATCACCGACGTGGACCTCTTCGTGCCGGACACGGCCTTCGTCTTCGGCGAGGCGGACCGCGAGTCCCGGAGCGCCGTGGTGAGCGATGCCCGGCTGCGCGCGGGCGCGGGCCCCGAGCTGGTGCGCCGCCGCGCGCAGGTGGAGGCGCTCCACCAGGTGGGGCACCTGCTGGGGCTGTCCTTCTGCGAGGACACGCGCTGCCTCATGTCGCTGGCGCAGACGCCGCAGGACGTCGACCGCAAGCAGCTGGCGCTCTGCAACCCGTGCCGCAACGAGCTGAACAAGCTTCAGCGCTAA
- a CDS encoding TolB family protein: MKQLGWKAGALVLALALTACEDLQFGDGGGGGGGGSVLFSRGFVFVREDRNLYVVDDRGDANDPQRLTTGGGVSHPSVDRSGRLAVFVQQTSDFTFEIRTVPTAGTGAPSTVIASGDTACRTCTQFRYPTFSPDGRVIVFSFNDGTGALSLGRVNVDGSGFQELTPNTSVSFGAPSFYPDGLSVLVPAGFNSGYLNQLKRVTLANGVIANIADNLNSEVVNRAVVSPDGSQVVFDGGPVSGSRIYVASLRPSFGTPTRLTDHPGEPRAQDTYPSWMSANQVGFLSNAGNTQSIYRITVGAVTGAGTFLIPTAAEPSYGGL; encoded by the coding sequence ATGAAGCAACTTGGATGGAAGGCCGGCGCGCTGGTGCTCGCGCTGGCACTGACGGCGTGCGAGGACCTCCAGTTCGGTGACGGTGGCGGCGGTGGTGGCGGCGGCAGCGTGCTGTTCAGCCGCGGCTTCGTCTTCGTGCGCGAGGACCGCAACCTCTACGTGGTGGATGACCGGGGCGATGCGAATGACCCCCAGCGGCTCACCACGGGGGGCGGCGTCTCCCACCCCTCGGTGGACCGCTCCGGCCGCCTCGCCGTCTTCGTGCAGCAGACCTCGGACTTCACCTTTGAGATTCGCACGGTGCCCACGGCGGGCACGGGCGCGCCCTCCACGGTCATCGCCTCGGGGGACACGGCGTGCCGCACCTGCACCCAGTTCCGCTACCCTACGTTCAGCCCGGACGGCCGGGTCATCGTGTTCTCGTTCAATGATGGCACGGGCGCGCTGTCGCTCGGCCGGGTGAACGTGGACGGCAGTGGTTTCCAGGAGCTCACCCCCAACACCTCCGTGTCCTTCGGGGCGCCGTCCTTCTATCCGGACGGGCTGAGCGTGCTGGTGCCCGCGGGCTTCAACAGCGGCTACCTCAACCAGCTCAAGCGCGTCACCCTGGCCAACGGCGTGATTGCCAACATCGCCGACAACCTCAACAGCGAGGTGGTGAACCGCGCGGTGGTGTCGCCGGATGGCTCCCAGGTGGTGTTCGATGGCGGCCCCGTCTCGGGCTCCCGCATCTACGTGGCCTCGCTGCGCCCCTCGTTCGGGACGCCCACCCGCCTGACGGACCACCCGGGCGAGCCCCGCGCGCAGGACACCTACCCGAGCTGGATGAGCGCCAACCAGGTGGGCTTCCTCTCCAATGCGGGCAACACCCAGAGCATCTACCGCATCACCGTGGGGGCCGTGACCGGCGCGGGCACGTTCCTCATCCCCACGGCGGCCGAGCCCTCGTACGGGGGCCTCTGA
- a CDS encoding ankyrin repeat domain-containing protein → MSLFDAVSAGELARVQALLAEGEDPNLPGERGRTPLMVAGEAGHVEVVRALLAAGAEPFLTDELGETALLIAAAHGQAEVCELLLPHASEDDRDLARRLLRDCGRPPGELPPAPPDEGPGPSDSRRKLASVSAYVANKLGDDGPTKRLARLFRSEKGRK, encoded by the coding sequence ATGTCCCTGTTCGATGCCGTGAGCGCGGGTGAGCTGGCCCGCGTACAAGCGCTGCTGGCCGAGGGCGAGGACCCCAACCTCCCGGGAGAGCGGGGCCGCACACCGCTCATGGTGGCGGGAGAAGCCGGGCATGTGGAGGTGGTCCGGGCGCTGCTGGCCGCGGGCGCCGAGCCCTTCCTCACGGATGAGCTGGGCGAGACGGCGCTGCTCATCGCCGCGGCCCACGGCCAGGCCGAGGTGTGTGAGCTGCTGCTGCCCCACGCGAGCGAGGATGACCGCGATCTGGCGCGGCGCCTGCTGAGAGACTGCGGCCGGCCCCCCGGGGAGCTGCCCCCGGCGCCCCCGGACGAGGGCCCCGGGCCCAGCGACTCGCGCCGCAAGCTCGCCTCGGTGAGCGCCTACGTGGCGAACAAGCTGGGCGATGACGGGCCCACGAAGCGGCTGGCGCGCCTGTTCCGCTCGGAGAAGGGGCGCAAGTAG
- a CDS encoding dihydrofolate reductase family protein, whose product MRKLKYHVATTADGLISRRDGSFDFFPTEGGHIPEFIEAMQGYGAVLMGRKTYEVGLKLGVADPYPHLDSYVFSRTLKESPHPRVKLVAGEPAATVRTLKAQEGRDLWLCGGGELASGLFAEGLVDEVLLKLNPVLLGEGTPLVSVLKAPSRLELLSTKVYRGGVVLLHYQVLR is encoded by the coding sequence ATGCGCAAGCTCAAGTACCATGTGGCCACCACCGCCGATGGGCTCATCTCCCGGCGGGATGGGTCCTTCGACTTCTTCCCCACCGAGGGCGGCCACATCCCCGAGTTCATCGAGGCGATGCAGGGCTACGGCGCCGTGCTGATGGGGCGCAAAACCTACGAGGTGGGCCTGAAGCTGGGCGTGGCCGACCCCTATCCCCACCTGGACAGCTACGTCTTCTCGCGCACGCTGAAGGAGAGCCCCCACCCCCGGGTGAAGCTCGTCGCGGGCGAGCCCGCCGCCACGGTCCGGACGCTGAAGGCGCAGGAGGGAAGGGATCTCTGGCTGTGCGGCGGCGGGGAGCTCGCCTCGGGGCTGTTCGCCGAGGGGCTCGTCGACGAGGTGCTCCTCAAGCTCAACCCCGTGCTGCTGGGCGAGGGCACCCCGCTCGTCTCCGTGCTGAAGGCGCCCTCGCGGCTGGAGCTACTCTCCACCAAGGTGTACCGCGGGGGCGTGGTGCTGCTGCACTACCAGGTGCTGCGCTGA
- a CDS encoding (Fe-S)-binding protein has translation MSPIITGLLLAVALSVFVMTMAGRAGVLLAMKGENRLDNIPFRAMQLLRFGLGQKRMVDPEEFTPGLMHIFIYAAFMVLAVRTLMLFAMGFSTTALEVLTNLSDPFWAGQPLLLGLYKVYLLVKDVVATLAVLGVAYFVFFRAKVKPDRVTPSWEAYLILGFIGALMVTEFLFGGSHMVAQDGGFVWWEPTTSVFGLGMFALGPTAAHVVGLAGFWIHLTIILAFLNFLPLGKHFHIITGLPNVFFQRTHANGKLGTPNLEKEEFGTATVKDLTWKQGLDLYSCTECGRCQTHCPTYITGKPLTHKGVNQDLKHWIWDHERWVEEGYGPNGVKEALPEIVGSALKAETVWACTSCGWCETACPVFIENIPRLIDMRRYQVQVKAEFPPEIQRVFEGIERQGNPWGLGQDRRDEWAEDLALPTWGDGGGPYEYLFFVGCAGSYDDKQKKVSRALVKILREAGVSFATLSKQEVCNGESARRMGNEYLYQTMAKTNVETWNGLGVKAVITQCPHCFNTIKNEYPEFGGDYRVINHTQLINDLLNEKRIKLSQVMNSKLTYHDPCYLGRHNGVYDAPREVLKAIPGLEVVEMQRSKREGFCCGAGGGRMWMEEHIGTRINHNRINEVALTLQHATDASTPYPDATDKKKPGQVGDYKEKGGTGVVAVACPFCSTMLKDAVNDTGREENIQVKDITELVADAMEIRRSPATVSPSATVSPKPE, from the coding sequence ATGAGTCCCATCATCACAGGTTTGCTCCTCGCGGTAGCTCTCTCCGTCTTCGTCATGACCATGGCGGGCCGTGCCGGCGTCCTGCTCGCGATGAAGGGGGAGAACCGGCTGGACAACATCCCCTTCCGCGCCATGCAGCTCCTGCGCTTCGGCCTGGGCCAGAAGCGCATGGTGGACCCGGAGGAGTTCACGCCGGGCTTGATGCACATCTTCATCTACGCGGCGTTCATGGTGCTGGCGGTGCGCACCCTGATGCTGTTCGCCATGGGCTTCAGCACCACCGCGCTGGAGGTGCTCACGAACCTGTCGGATCCGTTCTGGGCCGGCCAGCCCCTGCTGCTCGGGCTCTACAAGGTCTACCTGCTGGTGAAGGACGTGGTGGCGACGCTGGCGGTGCTGGGCGTGGCCTACTTCGTCTTCTTCCGCGCCAAGGTGAAGCCGGACCGGGTGACGCCCTCGTGGGAGGCCTACCTCATCCTGGGCTTCATCGGCGCGCTGATGGTGACGGAGTTCCTCTTCGGCGGCAGCCACATGGTGGCCCAGGACGGCGGCTTCGTGTGGTGGGAGCCCACCACGAGCGTGTTCGGCCTGGGCATGTTCGCGCTCGGCCCCACGGCGGCCCACGTGGTGGGTCTGGCCGGGTTCTGGATCCACCTGACCATCATCCTGGCGTTCCTGAACTTCCTGCCCCTGGGCAAGCACTTCCACATCATCACCGGCCTGCCCAACGTCTTCTTCCAGCGCACCCACGCCAACGGCAAGCTGGGCACGCCCAACCTGGAGAAGGAGGAGTTCGGCACCGCCACGGTGAAGGACCTCACCTGGAAGCAGGGCCTGGACCTCTACTCCTGCACCGAGTGCGGCCGCTGCCAGACGCACTGCCCCACGTACATCACCGGCAAGCCGCTCACGCACAAGGGCGTCAACCAGGACCTCAAGCACTGGATCTGGGACCACGAGCGCTGGGTGGAAGAGGGCTATGGCCCCAACGGCGTGAAGGAGGCCCTGCCCGAAATCGTCGGCAGCGCGCTGAAGGCCGAGACGGTGTGGGCGTGCACGAGCTGCGGCTGGTGCGAGACGGCCTGTCCGGTGTTCATCGAGAACATCCCGCGCCTCATCGACATGCGCCGCTACCAGGTGCAGGTGAAGGCGGAGTTCCCGCCGGAGATTCAGCGCGTCTTCGAGGGCATCGAGCGCCAGGGCAACCCCTGGGGCCTGGGCCAGGACCGGCGCGACGAGTGGGCGGAGGACCTGGCGCTGCCCACCTGGGGTGACGGCGGCGGCCCGTACGAGTACCTGTTCTTCGTGGGCTGCGCGGGCAGCTACGACGACAAGCAGAAGAAGGTGAGCCGCGCGCTGGTGAAAATCCTGCGCGAGGCCGGGGTGAGCTTCGCCACGCTGTCCAAGCAGGAAGTCTGCAACGGCGAGTCCGCGCGCCGCATGGGCAACGAGTACCTGTACCAGACGATGGCGAAGACGAACGTGGAGACGTGGAACGGGCTGGGGGTGAAGGCGGTCATCACCCAGTGCCCGCACTGCTTCAACACCATCAAGAACGAGTACCCGGAGTTCGGCGGGGACTACCGCGTCATCAACCACACGCAGCTCATCAACGACTTGCTGAACGAGAAGCGCATCAAGCTCTCGCAGGTGATGAACTCGAAGCTCACCTACCACGACCCCTGCTACCTGGGCCGCCACAACGGCGTGTACGACGCGCCGCGCGAGGTGCTCAAGGCCATCCCGGGCCTGGAGGTGGTGGAGATGCAGCGCAGCAAGCGCGAGGGCTTCTGCTGCGGCGCCGGTGGCGGACGCATGTGGATGGAGGAGCACATCGGCACGCGCATCAACCACAACCGCATCAACGAGGTGGCGCTCACGCTGCAGCACGCCACGGACGCCTCCACGCCGTACCCGGACGCCACGGACAAGAAGAAGCCGGGCCAGGTGGGCGACTACAAGGAGAAGGGCGGCACGGGCGTGGTGGCCGTGGCGTGCCCGTTCTGCTCCACGATGCTCAAGGACGCGGTGAACGACACCGGCCGCGAGGAGAACATCCAGGTGAAGGACATCACCGAGCTGGTGGCGGACGCCATGGAGATCCGGCGAAGCCCCGCCACGGTGTCGCCCAGCGCCACGGTGAGCCCCAAGCCCGAGTAA